A window of Tripterygium wilfordii isolate XIE 37 chromosome 7, ASM1340144v1, whole genome shotgun sequence contains these coding sequences:
- the LOC120001644 gene encoding homocysteine S-methyltransferase 1, producing the protein MGFEAKSKTLLDDLIENAGGCAVIDGGLGTQLKRHGASFNEALWSALCLINEPHLIRRVHLEYLEAGADILLTSSYQATIPGFLSQGLSIGESELLLEKSVKLAIEARDEFWGSVKDTPSPGQNYNRALVAASIGSYGAYLADGSEYSGCYGPDVTLDKMKDFHRRRLQVLAQAGPDLLAFETIPNKLEAQACVELLEEENIKIPSWICFSSVDGENAPSGETFKECLDIINKSNKVNAVGINCSPPHFIESLVCKFRELTDKLIVVYPNSGEVWDGKAKIWLQSTCFDDDKFELFATRWRDMGAQLIGGCCRTTPKTINSISRVLKGWS; encoded by the exons ATGGGGTTCGAGGCGAAATCAAAGACATTGCTCGATGATTTGATAGAGAATGCCGGTGGATGCGCGGTGATCGATGGGGGATTAGGCACCCAGCTTAAGAGGCACGGCGCTTCCTTCAACGAAGCTCTCTGGAGCGCCCTTTGCCTGATCAATGAACCTCACCTCATTCGCCGG GTTCACCTCGAATACTTGGAGGCCGGTGCGGATATTTTGTTGACCTCTTCATATcag GCCACCATCCCTGGATTTCTGTCCCAGGGGCTTTCCATTGGAGAAAGTGAGTTGCTGTTGGAGAAGAGTGTTAAACTGGCTATTGAAGCTCGAGATGAGTTCTGGGGCTCTGTAAAAGATACCCCTAGTCCTGGACAAAACTATAATCGTGCATTGGTTGCAGCTTCCATTGGAAGCTATGGAGCTTATCTTGCTGATGGGTCAGAGTACAG TGGCTGCTATGGCCCAGATGTTACTTTGGATAAGATGAAGGATTTTCACCGACGCAGATTGCAAGTTCTTGCTCAAGCAGGTCCTGATTTGCTGGCCTTTGAGACTATCCCCAATAAACTTGAAGCTCAG GCCTGTGTTGAGTTACTTGAAGAAGAGAACATCAAGATTCCATCTTGGATTTGCTTCAGCTCGGTTGATGGTGAGAACGCTCCTTCAGGAGAGACTTTTAAGGAATGCCTGGATATAATAAATAAGAGCAACAAAGTAAATGCTGTTGGAATAAATTGTTCGCCTCCACATTTTATTGAAAGCCTCGTCTGCAAATTCAGGGAG TTGACCGACAAGTTGATAGTTGTTTATCCCAATAGTGGTGAGGTATGGGATGGCAAGGCTAAAATATGGCTG CAATCAACATGTTTTGATGACGACAAGTTTGAGTTATTTGCAACAAGGTGGCGGGATATGGGAGCTCAACTGATTGGAGGCTGTTGTCGAACAACTCCTAAAACCATTAATTCGATTTCAAGAGTGTTGAAGGGATGGTCTTGA